GCGGGCCTCGGTCTGCAGATGACCGATCTGACGGTCGGCTCCACCACACATGGCATCTACGATGAGTGGCTCGAGAACACCTTCAAGCGACGTTTTCTCGGCTACGACTCTCGCGGCAACCTGAAGTCGGTGGGGCTCTATCACGATCCGGTCCTCGGGCGGACCCACAGCGGCCCGCGTGTGGGCGGGCTGGCTCCGGCCTTCTACATCCTCCCGCAGAATCGCGAGATGGCGGAGTTCCTGTACCGGAACGCGGTCTCCTCCATCGGCTGGGATCGCCGCTGGCTGCCGGTCATCGGCCCCAGGAGCATGCCGCGCATGTTCACGCTCGGGTTGCTGCTGGCGCGCGAGTTCGGCGATCTCACCACCGAGCGCAGATTGCAGCGCAAGCTCGCTGGGTTCAGCAACGGTCGGTACTTCGATGGCGGCGGGGGCGGCAGCGCGAGCGGCGCCGCAAGCGGCGACGACAACGCGGACGAGTTCGGCTTCTTCTTCCGCTTCGGCGAGGCTTTTCCGCGCGGACAGGAGAGCGCGCTGTTGATGCTCGGCGACCTCCTCGAGGGCGAAAGCGGCTGGCACGCCGCCTTCAACGACTCGGACGCCGCGAAGTTCGACGCGCCGACGGTCGAGGGCGTCGACTACCCGAAGCTCGGCCTCTCTCGGGCGCAGAACGATGACTCCCGAGCCACGCTCGAACTCGAGACCTATGTCGCGACCGCTGGCGAGGTCGGTGCCGCGACGCGCTTCCGTGTCACCCAGCTGCCCGACACCTCGAACGTGTCCGTGCTCCGAGACGGTTCGCCCTACGAGAACTGGGCCCCACTCGGCCCCGATTCGATCGAGATCGAGACGACCGTCGCCGAGAGCCACTTCTCGATCGCAACCGGGTACCGCTCGGACGCACTCCGCCACAGTCGAGCAGAAGCGCCTGGCATGGGTGCCAGCAGGGAAGCCGCTGGCGGAGCCAGCTTCCGTCCCGTCGATGCAGCACGAGTCGCGATTGCCCTGCGATCCACCAGCGTCGGATGCCCGTGCTGCGCGTAGGCATGAGCCAGATATCTCCTTCTGCTTATTCTCGTAAGTCACCCACGCGGTTCGATCTTTTCTTTGAGGTCGATCAATCGCCTGGGACCAGACCGGCGGAGCGTCTACACCTTCTCGTACATCGCCCGTTGTTCGGGACTCATCGCGGCCATGCGGCGTTTCGCCTCCGCGGGTGCCACCGCTTCGAGCGTGCCGTCGGGGTTCTGTACGACCACGCCGCCCTTGATCAGGAGCTTGTAGCGGCGCTTGCGCTCATCCCGATCGGGATGACAGATGAGCTGGCAGTTGGCGCAGGTGACGTTGAGCTTCTTCGAGGCCGGAAACGCCGAGTGGTGGAAACCTCCAGGGATCTCGGGGCGCAGCAGCGATGCGCCAACTGCCCCGATCAGGGTGTCCTCGACATCTTCATCCTTTTCCGGAACCTCGAACCGTCCCGGAGACCAGGTCGACCACTTGCCATTTTTCGCGAGCCCGGCGAACCCACCGCAGACGAGATCACAGCGCTGGAAGGTGCGCCGTTCTGAGTGGCTGAACTCCCGGTCGCCTAGCGACACGCTCGTCCTGGCCTTCTTTGCCATCAAGCCCGAGGTACAAGAGGCGAAGCAGAGCTGGCATTCGTCGCAGTATTTGCCGTCTTCGTCACGAGGCTGGCTCGGCTCGAGTTCGGCCGTGGTGACCACAGAGCCCAGGATGACCGACGCACCGTGGTTCGGCGTGATCACGTTCCCGGAGAGGCCAAACCAGCCGACACCAGAACGAACGGCCAGGTAGCGATGGGAGATATCGGGCTTGAAGTCGTACATCCCTCCGGGCGTGTCGTGTCGGTACACCGCGTTGACGGCCACGCCCTTGGAGGGAATTCCCTTCTGGTTCCAGTAGTCGGCCAGGCCCGCTGCCATGCCGGAGACCTTGAAGTTGACCTGGATGTTGTCCTCCTGGTGGTCGGCGTGGCTCTCCTTGGCCAGGTAGCGCTCGATCTTTTCCTGGTCCATCGGAACCGCGAAGCTCACTGCAGACTTCGCTCCGGGAAGCACGTACTCCAGGTCAGTGGAGGGCGGGCCGCCGGCCAGGGTCTCGGTGGTACAGACCCCCACCTCGCAGGCTCCGATCTCGGTCAGGAAGGTCCGTGCGAACTCGCTGAGCTTCTTCGGGTTCCGCTCGTCTTCCAGTTTGGCGACCGATTCAATGAGCTCGGCGATCCGGTTCGTCTTGTGCATTTTGGTCCCTCTTCGATGTGTCTCTACGGCGCCACCGGCGCAGGCGGGGAAACCGATGGATCTTGGTCCTGGCCTGCTCGGCTGTACGATCGGAAAGAAGTGATATTATTATCAGTAATGATGATTCAATCAATAAGAATCTTCACGATCGGCAGTAATTGATGAAAGAGTCAGAACTGATAAAATGTCGTATCTGATGTAAAATCAGAGATCTGAAAAGCACGAGGAGCGAAACGATGCCGAGGGGGAGAGCGGGGGAAACAAAGGATGGGAATGGCCCGCCCGCCGGGCGCTCTGCGCGCAGGCGTGAGCGGACGCGCACCAAGCTGCTGGCGGCTGCCCATGCTGTCATGGCCCGCAAGGGATCGGGCGCCGTCACCATCCAGGAGATCACCAACGAGGCCGACGTCGGCTTTGGCTCCTTCTACAACCACTTCGAATCGAAGGCGGCCATCATCGAGACAATGATGTCCGAGGCGGTGGAAAGCTTCGGCGGTGCTCTCGACCGGATTGCCGACGTCGTGGATGATCCGGCAGAGATCCTGGCCGCCTCCCTGCGCTACGGCGTGCGACGAGCCGCCAACGATCCGGACTGGGGCTGGTTCCTGGTCCGCACCGGACTGTCTCCGTTTCACCTGCGCACGGGACTGAGCGCGCGGCTGGCGCGAGACATCCGGGTCGGCATGGAGGCCGGCCGCCTGCATGTCGAGGATCCCGAGGCCACATTCTATGCGGTGGCCGGGACGGTACTGGCTCTTATGGCCGCTCGGATGGACGGCTCCGTCGAGGACGAAGCTCCCGAGCGCGCGGCCATCTTGGCCCTGAATCTCCTGGGCATCCGAAACCCCGAGGCATCCGAGATCGCTCATCGCCCCCTTCCCGCGATAGAGTTCCCTGGGTAATCAGGCGATCGAGCCGTAGTTCGCGCAGCAGCGGTTGCTTCGTGATCGCGGAGGCGCCTAGCGTCGACACGGCCCGCGTGGTGGTCAGGGGCGAGAGACTAAGGCCCGAAAGTGATTGGGATGGAGTCCAAGCCGGACGAGGTCTTTACGTAGACGGTCAGGTGAATCTCGGAGCTTTCCGAGTCCCGTGTACTGCCTGTCTCGCCGATTACTTGTCCAACCTCAATCCAATCGCCGATCGAGACGTCAATATCGGGAGAGAGCTTACTGTATGCGCAAAAGCTCCCGTCATCGTGGGAAACGATCACAGTGTGACCGGAGGTCGACGAAGGGGACTTGGCCCTCTCGGGGCGCTGGACGATTCGCTCTACGGTACCGCTGCGAGAGGCCAGGATCCTCGTCTGGCGCGGCAACCTGAAGCCGACCGCGTTGCGATGCCGGCCCTGTCCGATCACCTTCTCCATTCGAGGCCGCGCTGTGACCGTTGCTTCCTCGAAGGGCAGCCTGTAGATGGCCCTGTCGTCGTAAACCGGATCGAGCTCTGCGAATGAGTGCAAGCTGGTATTGATCTCGGCAACGACCCATTTCGAAACCGCGGCCGTGTCCTCCCCGCGATCGATGCGCCGACGGATCTCTGCCTGAACGCCTTCGGCATCGAACTCCGGTCCAGTCTGACCAGCGTCGACCGCACGATGCACGGAATCCATGGCCTGGTCGACGCCCCGATCAAGCAACTGGTCGCGTTGCCCCGCAGCTCTCGACTCTTGCGTCGGGTACAGGCGGCCCGGAACCAGTTCGGAGAGGCTCCCTCGTAGATCCGCGAACACCCAAGGGACCGACTCGACACGAGTGTTCGCTGTCAGCACGTAGACGGCCATGTGCAGATGCGGGCCGCTGGAGTACCCCGTGTTGCCGCTGGACCCGATCCAGTCACCGATGCGAACTTGCTGCCCCGGGGAGACCGGAATACCGGGGGAGAGGTGTGCGTAGACGGCGAAGCTGCCGTCTGCGTGAAGGACCAGCACGGTGTTGGCCCTCGGTTCCAGCCGCGGCTCCAGGCCACCCTCCGTGTACCCGTCTACGACGCGCGCAACGACGCCGTCTCGGGACGCGAGCACCGGTGTTCCAATCGGCAGTCCAAAGTCGACGGCATTCCAGTCCTTGCCCTGATGGAGTCTGTCACCGGGGCCGCTCGTCATGGGGCGCGGCGTCGCCTCATCAAACGGAAATCCGTAGGCTGCGCTCTGATCATGAATCGCACCCAAGGGCGCGAACGAATACATGCTTTGATTCATGCGGTCGTCGAGCCACTCCTTGAAAGACTCGCTCGTCGGCCGCGCGCGCAGGCGCCCCTGGATCTCCTCGCGCATCAGCACGGGGTCCAGCTCGGGTCCCGTCCTTCCATGCTCGAGGGCCTCGTGGACGCTCTCCATGATCTCCGCCACTGCCGCCTCGAGCGAATGCGGGCTTTGCTGTTCCGCCTGGAGATCGGAAGCTGGGAAAACCAAGAGCAGCAGGAGAATCAGTGATGTCCGGCGCATGCTCGATCCTACCACGACGCCGCTGAGACGCTGTCCGCCTCGGCGAGTTGGGAAATCTGCTCGAACATGAAGATCTTGGCCTCTTCGCGGTTGAGCATCATGATGAGCCTCCGGGGATGGGACCAGAGGATGAAGAGCAGCGCGCGCAACACATCGAGGTAGCGCTCGAGGTTCACTCGCACGGCGCGGTCTTCGATCAGTCTGGCCCCGGGGTAAGTGGACTACCCGGTTGGTCTCGTCTCAGTGGGCGATCATGCCCAGTAGTGGGCGAATCGGATCCATGCCGTCGTGTTGCCAGTCGAGTCGAGGCAGTTGCGACCCGGCCGCTGATCTCGAGATCTCCGTCGACGATGCGTCTCTCGTCGGAGGTCAGTACGGCCAATACCGACCCGGTATTCGCCAGTTCGAAGTGCTGCAGCACGCCGTGCTCACCGGGTTTCACTTCGACGAGTGTCGCCGGGTCGACTGCGCGCGACATGAAGGACAAGTTCTCGCTGCGCGCCTCAGTGACCAACGAGCTGTTCCTGTCCGATGTCGATTGGATGGCCACCGGGATCACCAGGGCCCAGCTGCTGGCGTTGCGCCTGGGGCGTTTGAAGGATCAGGGCAGGCTGCACCATTCCGTGGTGTCGATGGCGAAGATGAACAACGTCGACATCGCTTTGCAGACAGTACGCGACATGCTCGGCAGGAACGGCAGCGTCGAATCCGCGCTAGCGAGCCGCGTCGTTTGAAGAGAACCTTACGCGCTGCCGATGTGCAGGCAGGACCGAAAGCCAGGACCCAAGCGTGATCTCCCAGCTCTCCGACATCAAAGCCATCGCGTCTCGGGTCGACCGTCTGGTTTTCGACTTCGACGGCGTACTCGCCGACTCTGACGACGTACACTGGCAAGCCTATCGCCTGGCTTTCGAGCCCTACGGAATCCCGTTCACCCGCGAAGACTATGTCGAGTCTGCGAAGGGGTACGGTCGGCGCGAAGT
This region of bacterium genomic DNA includes:
- a CDS encoding epoxyqueuosine reductase; this translates as MEDERNPKKLSEFARTFLTEIGACEVGVCTTETLAGGPPSTDLEYVLPGAKSAVSFAVPMDQEKIERYLAKESHADHQEDNIQVNFKVSGMAAGLADYWNQKGIPSKGVAVNAVYRHDTPGGMYDFKPDISHRYLAVRSGVGWFGLSGNVITPNHGASVILGSVVTTAELEPSQPRDEDGKYCDECQLCFASCTSGLMAKKARTSVSLGDREFSHSERRTFQRCDLVCGGFAGLAKNGKWSTWSPGRFEVPEKDEDVEDTLIGAVGASLLRPEIPGGFHHSAFPASKKLNVTCANCQLICHPDRDERKRRYKLLIKGGVVVQNPDGTLEAVAPAEAKRRMAAMSPEQRAMYEKV
- a CDS encoding M23 family metallopeptidase; the encoded protein is MRRTSLILLLLLVFPASDLQAEQQSPHSLEAAVAEIMESVHEALEHGRTGPELDPVLMREEIQGRLRARPTSESFKEWLDDRMNQSMYSFAPLGAIHDQSAAYGFPFDEATPRPMTSGPGDRLHQGKDWNAVDFGLPIGTPVLASRDGVVARVVDGYTEGGLEPRLEPRANTVLVLHADGSFAVYAHLSPGIPVSPGQQVRIGDWIGSSGNTGYSSGPHLHMAVYVLTANTRVESVPWVFADLRGSLSELVPGRLYPTQESRAAGQRDQLLDRGVDQAMDSVHRAVDAGQTGPEFDAEGVQAEIRRRIDRGEDTAAVSKWVVAEINTSLHSFAELDPVYDDRAIYRLPFEEATVTARPRMEKVIGQGRHRNAVGFRLPRQTRILASRSGTVERIVQRPERAKSPSSTSGHTVIVSHDDGSFCAYSKLSPDIDVSIGDWIEVGQVIGETGSTRDSESSEIHLTVYVKTSSGLDSIPITFGP
- a CDS encoding TetR/AcrR family transcriptional regulator, which encodes MPRGRAGETKDGNGPPAGRSARRRERTRTKLLAAAHAVMARKGSGAVTIQEITNEADVGFGSFYNHFESKAAIIETMMSEAVESFGGALDRIADVVDDPAEILAASLRYGVRRAANDPDWGWFLVRTGLSPFHLRTGLSARLARDIRVGMEAGRLHVEDPEATFYAVAGTVLALMAARMDGSVEDEAPERAAILALNLLGIRNPEASEIAHRPLPAIEFPG